A DNA window from Micromonospora inyonensis contains the following coding sequences:
- a CDS encoding MerR family transcriptional regulator — MGQHPDDMFGDEDYPAYTIGQAAEMLGISQDFLRRLDEAKLIDPHRSAGGHRRYSRRQLRLAARTREMVDQGTALDAACRIITLEDRLEEALRHNGERQGTQQPG, encoded by the coding sequence ATGGGGCAACACCCCGACGACATGTTCGGCGACGAGGACTACCCCGCCTACACCATCGGCCAGGCCGCCGAGATGCTCGGCATCTCGCAGGACTTCCTACGCCGCCTGGACGAGGCGAAACTGATCGACCCGCACCGCTCCGCCGGCGGCCACCGCCGCTACTCCCGTCGTCAGCTGCGTCTGGCCGCCCGTACCCGGGAGATGGTGGACCAGGGCACCGCCCTCGATGCCGCCTGCCGGATTATCACGCTGGAGGACCGCCTCGAAGAGGCGCTGCGGCACAACGGGGAGCGGCAGGGGACGCAGCAACCCGGTTGA